From a single Miscanthus floridulus cultivar M001 chromosome 8, ASM1932011v1, whole genome shotgun sequence genomic region:
- the LOC136469957 gene encoding glutathione S-transferase T3-like — protein sequence MRAAPVLHLSGRPKPLQLQSAPVQIQEGSESSTDEGEKQGGRKLWREEENLRLVSAWLKNSNDPIDGNGKPRDRFWKEIAAEYNKNAPKQQRRTAMQCKEHWHKNMPLINKFNGVYNDVKNRNASGQSDDQLMEERRPQGRDAAKSEKKKGNRSVQKEVFYRGSMQKFNELQLRKSMAAEKMAEAALAQAAVDDKNAENNKERNKLDKLTAYIQLFNKDTSGYDEDTLGRHKQVLDLLAKELFP from the exons ATGAGAGCAGCCCCAGTGCTTCATCTCTCCGGACGTCCAAAGCCCCTCCAATTGCAGTCAGCACCTGTTCAAATTCAAGAAGGCAGTGAGAGCAGCACAGATGAAGGTGAAAAGCAAGGAGGTCGCAAGCTTTGGCGTGAAGAGGAAAACCTACGCCTAGTAAGTGCCTGGCTCAAGAATTCTAATGATCCAATCGATGGCAATGGAAAGCCTCGAGATCGATTCTGGAAGGAAATCGCAGCTGAGTACAACAAGAATGCTCCCAAGCAGCAAAGAAGAACAGCAATGCAGTGCAAAGAACACTGGCACAAGAATATGCCTCTCATTAACAAGTTCAATGGAGTCTACAATGATGTCAAGAATAGAAATGCTAGTGGTCAATCTGATGATCAGCTTATGGAGGAG CGGCGACCACAAGGGAGAGATGCAGCcaaatctgagaagaagaaaggaaacaGAAGTGTTCAGAAGGAAGTCTTTTACCGAGGAAGCATGCAAAAGTTCAATGAACTACAGCTACGGAAGTCTATGGCTGCTGAAAAAATGGCTGAAGCAGCATTAGCTCAAGCTGCAGTTGATGACAAGAATGCTGAAAATAACAAGGAGAGGAACAAGTTAGACAAACTTACAGCATATATACAGCTATTTAACAAGGACACTTCAGGTTATGATGAGGATACTTTAGGAAGACATAAACAAGTCTTGGATTTGCTAGCTAAAGAGCTTTTCCCTTGA
- the LOC136477323 gene encoding LOW QUALITY PROTEIN: probable protein phosphatase 2C 14 (The sequence of the model RefSeq protein was modified relative to this genomic sequence to represent the inferred CDS: inserted 1 base in 1 codon; deleted 1 base in 1 codon) yields MVEAAAGRRPGTSRRRPSGSGGEHQRLVALAVAARVAMFTTRSAGPAVAGGDGAGAAGTGAGAAGGSGRCMEDFFDCLFSLLGALGMTWAAARPQRQPRPPLPRGVGAGPAPTDAWRFAAELRATPGRIAGNGACAVASLYTLQGKKGVNQDAMIFWENFCSRDDTIFCGVFDGHGPYGHLVAKRVRDLLPLKLGADLGMEDGRVTSTGNIKLNTDDVSSPEHIERGGYAVSSEAQQNGEYPEIFPALRTSFLKAFHVMDRDLKLHKNIDCFFSGTTAVAVIKQGRNLIIGNLGDSRAVLGTRDENNQLVAVQLTVDLKPNIPSEAQRIRQRRGRIFALPEEPEVARVWLPXYNSPGLAMARAFGDFCLKDHGVISMPDVSYHHITEKDEFVVLATDGVWDVLSNDEVVSTVSRATSRASAARFLVESAHRAWRTRFPTSKIDDCAVVCLFLNTNEASEPSSSLANNLADAVEVSSAQRSTAIQVSTGASIDVTALVTDGNEVSVVETVTTPLMDLPKDG; encoded by the exons ATGGTGGAGGCCGCCGCCGGGCGCCGCCCAGGCACCAGCCGTCGGCGGCCTAGCGGCAGCGGAGGGGAGCACCAGCGCCTGGTCGCGCTCGCCGTCGCCGCGCGCGTCGCCATGTTCACCACCCGGTCTGCGGGGCCAGCGGTGGCGGGAGGAGATGGAGCGGGAGCTGCTGGAACGGGCGCCGGCGCCGCTGGCGGCAGCGGACGATGCATGGAGGACTTCTTCGACTGCCTCTTCAGCCTGCTCGGCGCGTTAGGCATGACATGGGCTGCGGCGCGGCCTCAGCGGCAGCCGCGCCCGCCGCTTCCTCGCGGGGTTGGGGCGGGGCCCGCGCCAACCGACGCCTGGCGTTTCGCGGCGGAGCTCAGGGCCACCCCCGGCCGGATCGCCGGCAATGGCGCCTGCGCCGTCGCGTCACTGTACACGCTGCAGGGCAAGAAGGGCGTCAACCAGGATGCTATGATCTTCTGGGAG AACTTCTGTTCGAGAGATGATACCATCTTTTGTGGTGTGTTTGATGGTCATGGACCTTATGGCCATTTGGTTGCCAAGAGAGTACGAGATCTCCTGCCTCTAAAGTTAGGAGCAGATTTGGGGATGGAAGATGGTAGAGTAACATCCACTGGCAACATTAAGCTCAACACAGATGATGTAAGTTCACCAGAACACATAGAGAGAGGAGGGTAC GCCGTTTCCTCTGAAGCTCAGCAGAATGGAGAGTATCCAGAGATCTTCCCAGCATTGAGAACTTCATTCTTGAAGGCATTCCATGTAATGGATAGGGATCTCAAATTACATAAAAATATTGACTGTTTTTTCAGTGGGACTACAGCGGTGGCAGTGATCAAGCAG GGACGCAATCTTATAATTGGCAATCTGGGGGATTCAAGAGCTGTCTTAGGCACCAGAGATGAAAATAACCAGCTTGTTGCTGTTCAATTGACAGTTGATCTCAAACCTAACATTCCAA GTGAAGCACAGAGAATCAGGCAACGCAGGGGCAGAATATTTGCACTTCCTGAGGAGCCGGAGGTTGCTCGTGTTTGGCTTC AGTATAACTCGCCTGGATTGGCCATGGCTAGGGCATTTGGGGACTTCTGTCTGAAGGATCATGGTGTAATTTCTATGCCTGATGTTTCCTATCACCACATTACAGAAAAAGATGAATTTGTTGTGCTGGCTACTGATGGG GTTTGGGACGTGCTATCAAATGATGAAGTTGTTAGTACTGTCAGCCGAGCCACATCTCGGGCCTCTGCAGCACGATTTCTAGTCGAATCAGCTCACCGTGCTTGGCGAACTCGGTTCCCCACTTCTAAAATCGATGACTGTGCTGTTGTCTGCCTATTCCTGAACACAAATGAAGCAAGCGAACCTTCCAGTTCCTTGGCCAACAATTTGGCAGATGCTGTAGAAGTTAGCAGTGCTCAGCGCTCCACAGCTATCCAGGTGAGCACTGGTGCATCTATAGATGTTACCGCCCTGGTAACAGATGGAAACGAGGTGTCTGTTGTTGAAACCGTCACAACACCACTCATGGATTTGCCCAAGGATGGTTGA